A single genomic interval of Lactococcus sp. S-13 harbors:
- a CDS encoding HAD family hydrolase, producing MKFKAIIFDMDGVLVDTERYYLQRREDFFGSHQISIAHLQPSDFIGGNMKDIWPRILGTDFDVAEAQKLQMEYEIYKNANPMPYAELLFPDVRALLDDLRMAGLKIALASSSSMTDINLMLDTHDLRDYFDVILSGNDFKESKPNPEIYLSAMRQLQVEPSESLVIEDSEKGIQAGKSAGATVWAIKDNRFGMNQQAADEFADSLTQVKKMLTKARENADEKVTSIVTAKLETVNS from the coding sequence ATGAAATTTAAAGCTATTATTTTTGATATGGACGGTGTCCTCGTTGACACTGAGCGCTATTATTTGCAACGTCGTGAAGATTTTTTTGGTAGCCATCAGATTTCGATTGCGCATTTGCAACCGAGTGATTTTATTGGTGGAAATATGAAGGATATCTGGCCTCGAATTTTGGGGACAGATTTTGATGTGGCCGAAGCTCAAAAACTTCAAATGGAGTATGAGATTTACAAAAATGCCAATCCGATGCCTTACGCAGAACTTTTATTTCCTGACGTGCGCGCGCTTTTGGATGATCTACGGATGGCGGGGCTGAAAATTGCACTGGCTTCCAGTTCTTCAATGACAGATATCAACTTGATGCTTGATACACATGACTTGCGGGATTATTTTGATGTGATTTTGTCGGGAAATGATTTTAAAGAATCTAAGCCTAATCCAGAAATCTATCTTTCAGCGATGCGCCAGTTGCAGGTGGAGCCTAGTGAAAGCTTGGTTATTGAAGATTCTGAAAAAGGAATTCAAGCAGGAAAATCAGCTGGTGCAACAGTCTGGGCCATCAAAGACAATCGCTTTGGTATGAACCAACAAGCTGCTGACGAATTTGCTGATTCGCTGACGCAAGTGAAAAAAATGCTGACGAAAGCTAGAGAAAATGCTGACGAAAAAGTCACATCAATTGTGACGGCCAAATTGGAAACAGTGAACTCGTAA
- a CDS encoding DHH family phosphoesterase, giving the protein MNFVRRFSPLVIVIIMIIVQIIESLVVVFSATRWSITIYLLILNVVITMILLGQAHNYQLRRHDFIRKINDDAENSLNATLDNMPIGVIRFNNQNFEPEWFNPFVDMIFKGNDQVLNREDIKRILKNANDDQYIAIGKQKYVAELDIDKNLIYLIDATKEVTFKSEFNGSRAVIGAISVDNYDDATDLITDSGRTAINSFIAGFLEEFADKYGVYLRRINSSRHYFFCDYRILEKMINDKFIVLKEFRENSAQKEIPLTLSIGVAYGWNDFPTIGSVALNNLELAQVRGGDQVVLRENTPQARPVYFGGNSESRTQKSRTRARAISTALRTIIAEAEDVFIVGHRFTDMDALGAGVAMKAFANMTGKEAFVVYDPEQMLPDVQRAIDKMNESSDGFSHIVRLETAQTLKKKNSLLIMVDHSKTSQTLNLDFYKSFEKLVVIDHHRRDDDFPEHALLSYIESSASSASELTVEILQFHDNNQRKMSTIEASIVLAGIEMDTKNFTKATTARTFEAAAYLRSRGADNDLIKMIMATDFEKYKKVNEIVLNSEMISPGIALGLGLNHEKYDNISTAKAADTLLDMAGVSASFTITKHPNGFISVSARSRNGFNVQTIMEKMGGGGHFNNAATQIYEKNIEEVQADLIEVLKERENEK; this is encoded by the coding sequence ATGAACTTTGTTCGTCGGTTTTCACCGCTTGTCATTGTTATCATTATGATTATCGTCCAAATTATTGAAAGTTTGGTTGTCGTTTTTTCGGCGACTCGCTGGTCAATTACGATTTATCTGCTTATTTTGAACGTAGTGATTACGATGATTTTGTTGGGGCAAGCCCATAATTATCAGCTACGTCGCCATGATTTCATTCGTAAAATCAATGATGACGCCGAAAATTCGCTCAATGCAACCTTGGACAATATGCCCATAGGGGTCATTCGTTTTAATAATCAAAATTTTGAACCAGAGTGGTTTAATCCTTTTGTGGATATGATTTTTAAAGGAAATGACCAAGTACTCAACCGCGAGGACATCAAACGGATTTTGAAAAACGCCAATGATGACCAGTATATTGCGATTGGAAAGCAAAAATATGTTGCTGAATTGGATATTGATAAAAATTTGATTTATCTAATTGATGCAACCAAAGAAGTGACCTTCAAGTCAGAATTTAATGGAAGTCGTGCGGTAATTGGTGCGATTTCTGTGGATAATTATGATGATGCGACAGATTTGATCACAGACAGTGGTCGCACCGCAATCAATAGTTTTATCGCTGGTTTTCTGGAAGAATTTGCGGATAAATATGGCGTTTACCTGCGTCGAATCAACAGTAGCCGTCATTATTTTTTCTGTGATTATCGAATTTTAGAAAAAATGATCAATGATAAATTTATCGTTCTCAAAGAATTTAGAGAAAATTCAGCGCAAAAAGAAATTCCATTGACTTTGTCAATTGGTGTCGCTTATGGGTGGAATGATTTTCCGACCATAGGTAGCGTCGCTTTGAATAATCTTGAGTTGGCGCAAGTGCGCGGTGGCGACCAAGTGGTCTTACGTGAAAATACTCCCCAAGCTCGTCCAGTTTATTTTGGGGGAAATTCTGAAAGTCGGACGCAAAAAAGTCGGACTAGAGCGCGGGCGATTTCTACGGCCCTACGAACAATTATTGCTGAAGCTGAGGATGTTTTCATCGTCGGACACCGTTTCACTGACATGGATGCTTTAGGTGCTGGAGTTGCGATGAAGGCCTTTGCGAACATGACTGGAAAAGAAGCTTTCGTGGTTTATGATCCAGAACAAATGTTACCCGATGTTCAGCGGGCGATTGATAAAATGAACGAATCATCAGATGGATTTTCACACATTGTCCGTCTGGAAACAGCCCAAACCCTGAAAAAGAAAAATTCCTTGCTCATCATGGTCGATCACTCAAAAACCAGTCAAACCCTCAATCTTGATTTTTATAAATCATTTGAAAAACTCGTGGTGATTGACCATCACAGACGTGACGATGATTTTCCAGAGCACGCTTTGCTGTCATACATTGAATCCTCAGCCAGCTCGGCAAGTGAATTGACCGTGGAAATTTTGCAGTTCCACGATAATAATCAACGTAAGATGTCCACCATTGAAGCCAGCATAGTGCTTGCAGGGATTGAGATGGACACCAAGAATTTCACCAAAGCAACGACAGCTAGAACCTTTGAAGCTGCAGCTTACCTGCGTTCACGCGGCGCTGATAATGATTTGATTAAGATGATTATGGCGACTGATTTTGAAAAATATAAAAAAGTCAATGAAATCGTCCTTAATTCAGAAATGATCTCCCCAGGAATTGCTTTGGGATTGGGCTTGAATCATGAGAAATATGATAATATTTCGACCGCCAAAGCCGCAGATACCTTGCTCGATATGGCAGGCGTTTCGGCCTCCTTTACGATTACGAAACATCCTAATGGATTTATTTCTGTATCGGCGCGTTCGCGCAATGGCTTCAATGTCCAAACCATTATGGAAAAAATGGGTGGAGGTGGACATTTCAACAATGCCGCCACGCAGATTTACGAAAAAAATATTGAAGAAGTTCAAGCAGATTTAATTGAAGTGTTAAAAGAAAGAGAGAATGAA
- a CDS encoding flotillin family protein encodes MSLLYIIVIAIVVIVLIILGIIAANYKKSGPQAALIVYGSGLGSRGVNKDSQGNKLKVVRGSGTFVLPIFQNARYLSLQSAAIDIKTEKVLSKDKIPVTVEATAMIKVGSTLQDIATAAEQFLGKKDEQRDAMADQVLRGHLRAIVGTMTVSELIEDRNKFSIEVQQQAGTDLSKMGLSIVSFVINDIRDDQNYIKALGAKEVARVQQEAAIAVANADKETRIQKAAADQDAQKAEALAATQVANAQKEKAINLAQYEQEQSIASAEAKAKADQAQATADQAYAIQEAISKKETTEAEMQVEIIKKQRETDLETQEVLRKAQENEANVVKAAEAAKAAQIAKAEADAREREVRAQAEAAAIEATARANAKQREVTALADATAIEATGKAEAEAIRLKGLAEAEAIEKKAEAMQKMNDAAKLNMALEILPQIVASVSSNLQAVDSINIYGGEGSSKILGMSQESLKQGLDVLDTMGINVPDLLDNFSTSKKVETE; translated from the coding sequence ATGTCACTACTGTACATTATTGTTATTGCCATCGTGGTTATTGTCCTAATCATTTTGGGAATTATTGCAGCAAACTACAAAAAATCTGGCCCGCAAGCAGCCTTGATTGTTTATGGTTCAGGCTTAGGATCACGCGGAGTTAATAAAGACTCCCAAGGAAATAAACTTAAAGTTGTCCGTGGTTCAGGAACGTTTGTTTTACCCATTTTCCAAAATGCGCGTTATTTAAGCTTGCAATCTGCAGCGATTGATATTAAGACCGAAAAAGTTCTTTCCAAAGATAAAATTCCCGTGACAGTCGAAGCAACAGCGATGATTAAAGTCGGATCAACCTTACAAGATATCGCCACAGCTGCCGAACAATTTTTAGGTAAAAAAGACGAACAACGTGATGCAATGGCCGACCAAGTACTTCGAGGACACTTGCGGGCAATCGTGGGGACGATGACCGTATCAGAGCTGATTGAAGATCGAAATAAATTTTCAATCGAAGTCCAACAACAAGCGGGGACAGACCTATCAAAAATGGGTCTATCCATTGTCTCTTTCGTTATCAATGACATTCGAGATGACCAAAATTATATCAAAGCATTGGGAGCAAAAGAAGTGGCACGTGTTCAACAAGAAGCTGCCATTGCCGTTGCTAATGCGGACAAAGAAACACGGATTCAAAAAGCTGCTGCAGATCAAGATGCTCAAAAAGCTGAAGCCCTTGCTGCCACTCAAGTAGCCAATGCTCAAAAAGAAAAAGCAATCAATTTAGCTCAATACGAACAAGAACAATCCATTGCCTCCGCCGAAGCCAAGGCTAAAGCCGATCAAGCTCAAGCCACAGCCGACCAAGCATATGCCATTCAAGAAGCCATTTCTAAAAAAGAAACGACTGAAGCAGAAATGCAAGTCGAAATCATCAAAAAACAAAGAGAAACAGATCTTGAAACCCAAGAAGTTTTACGTAAAGCGCAAGAAAATGAAGCCAATGTCGTAAAGGCTGCTGAAGCCGCTAAAGCCGCACAAATTGCTAAAGCCGAAGCCGACGCGCGTGAACGGGAAGTTAGAGCCCAAGCCGAAGCAGCGGCCATTGAAGCCACAGCACGAGCTAATGCAAAGCAAAGAGAAGTGACTGCCCTTGCTGATGCGACGGCCATAGAAGCGACTGGTAAAGCCGAGGCTGAAGCGATTCGCCTTAAAGGACTTGCCGAAGCTGAAGCCATTGAGAAAAAAGCCGAAGCGATGCAAAAAATGAATGATGCCGCCAAATTAAATATGGCACTTGAGATTCTCCCTCAAATCGTTGCCAGCGTTTCAAGCAATCTGCAAGCAGTGGATTCTATCAATATTTATGGTGGAGAAGGGTCATCGAAAATATTGGGAATGTCGCAAGAAAGCCTAAAACAAGGCCTTGATGTCCTAGATACAATGGGAATCAATGTACCAGACCTCCTTGATAATTTTAGTACTTCTAAAAAAGTAGAGACAGAATAA
- a CDS encoding aspartate kinase: MKVAKFGGSSLASAAQIKRVFDIVRSDSKRKFIVVSAPGKRSSADTKVTDRLISYYQAYQKNNLSEIKIQQDWIIARYQNIYEDLGLTSKILEEITANIKNLTDLALDSPFTYDAFLAAGENNNAKLIADYFTANGLPSRYVHPADAGIRVSSDPGNARLLSGAYEQIKYLNELDETLIIPGFFGMTLDDEVCTFSRGGSDITGSIIAAGVKAELYENFTDVNGIYSAHPGIIKNPTPIAELTYREMRELAYAGFSVLHDEALVPAYRAHVPLVIKNTNNPEHPGTRIVVQRQTKGKPVVGIASSSEFSSLYLSKYLMNREVGFGRKVLSVLENLGVRFEHMPTGIDDMSIIIRSRYLTQPVAKAVIANLTESLHPDELYIERDFSIITLVGEDMKEHVGVTARASAALSEAGISIAMLSQGSSEVSVMFVVKSKDEEKALQAIYPVFFE, translated from the coding sequence GTGAAAGTTGCAAAATTTGGGGGATCATCCTTAGCATCAGCGGCACAAATCAAGCGCGTTTTTGATATTGTCCGCTCAGATAGTAAGCGAAAATTTATTGTCGTTTCCGCACCAGGAAAGCGCTCAAGCGCCGACACAAAAGTCACCGATCGTTTGATTAGCTATTACCAAGCCTATCAAAAAAATAATCTATCAGAAATCAAGATACAACAAGATTGGATCATTGCACGCTATCAAAATATTTATGAAGATTTGGGATTGACCAGTAAAATTCTTGAGGAAATTACTGCAAATATCAAAAATTTGACAGACTTAGCGCTGGATAGTCCTTTTACCTATGATGCTTTTTTAGCTGCTGGTGAGAACAATAACGCTAAGCTCATTGCTGATTATTTCACTGCAAATGGGCTTCCAAGTCGCTATGTTCATCCAGCAGATGCAGGGATTCGCGTTTCCTCCGATCCTGGCAATGCTCGCCTTTTGAGCGGTGCTTACGAGCAAATCAAATACCTCAACGAGCTTGATGAAACATTGATTATTCCTGGATTTTTTGGAATGACCCTCGATGATGAAGTCTGCACTTTTTCACGCGGTGGCTCTGACATCACTGGTTCAATCATTGCTGCTGGAGTCAAAGCAGAACTTTATGAAAATTTCACGGACGTCAACGGCATTTATTCAGCCCATCCGGGGATTATCAAAAATCCTACACCGATTGCTGAGTTGACCTATCGAGAAATGCGAGAATTAGCCTACGCTGGCTTTTCTGTGTTGCATGACGAAGCCCTCGTTCCCGCTTATCGCGCGCACGTGCCTTTGGTCATCAAAAATACCAATAATCCTGAACACCCTGGAACACGAATCGTTGTCCAGCGCCAAACCAAAGGAAAACCTGTTGTTGGTATTGCTTCATCTAGCGAATTTTCTTCCCTCTATCTCAGTAAATATCTGATGAACCGTGAGGTCGGTTTCGGTAGAAAAGTTCTCTCTGTTTTAGAAAATCTCGGTGTACGTTTTGAGCATATGCCAACGGGGATTGATGATATGTCAATCATTATTCGAAGTCGCTATCTGACTCAGCCTGTTGCTAAAGCCGTGATTGCCAACCTCACCGAAAGCCTACACCCCGATGAGCTCTACATTGAACGTGATTTTTCAATCATCACCCTCGTTGGTGAAGATATGAAAGAACACGTTGGGGTGACTGCTCGAGCCTCTGCTGCCTTATCCGAAGCTGGAATTAGTATTGCGATGCTCTCGCAAGGTTCTAGTGAAGTTTCAGTGATGTTTGTCGTCAAATCAAAGGATGAAGAAAAAGCCCTTCAGGCCATCTACCCTGTCTTCTTTGAATAA